The sequence ATAGGGGGTGATAAAGATAAAATATATGATAAAGAGTAAAACAAGACTCACATAGTGACCTAAAAATTCCCCCAGTTTCATCCAAAGCTGGTAAAACTCATCCAAAGATGAGGGGTACAAAAAAGCTAAAGCGGCAAACAGAAAGGCCAAGAGCCGGAAAGCTAAAGCTAAAAAATCAGGTTCTTTACCCTGCCAACACAACGACAAAAAGAAAAAAACAAGAGCTAGGGTTTTACCAAAATCAGCGAGTTTAAGCGTGTCTTTCACAGGATACTGTTATAACAGTAAATCCTCGGCCTAGCAAGGAGAAGCAATACTTATTTTAAAGCTAGGGCTTTTTTTTCTAAAAAATGCCAACTAGCGGCGGCTAAAGAAACAATCAAGGGCAAAGCTAGAAGCGTAGTTTGCCAAGGAGTCGCCTGACCATGTAGAGCCCAAACCACCAAACCCTGGATCGGAAAAGCAAAAATATAGAGCCCGTAAGAAATATCGCCAATCCGTTCCAGCTTAATAGCTTGGTGCATAAAAGCCAAACCCTGATATAGCGCTACAAAAATAATTAGGTAGGCCAAGGTTGGCAGTAGCAGCCAAGGCGGTGATTTACCAGCTAAAGTTATAACAGTCCATAAAGCTACAGCTAATCCAACCAAAGTAGGTTTTAAAGGAATCCACTTTTTGTATAAAAACAGACATGCTCCTAACAGAAAATAGCTGCTAAACTCCAAAATGCGGAAACCGTTCATATTACCCAGATAGTGTTCTCCAGCCCGGTACGTGCCATACCACGGCAGCATCAGGAGAATAAGAACTGGCAGGAGGTAACGTAGTTTAGCTCTTAAAAGTGAGCCTAAACCTAAGATAACTAGATATAAGCTAAATTCATACTGTAAAGTCCAGAGCGAGCCATTTACAACTGGAATGGGATTATGTTCAAACACTCCCGGTAAAGGCAAATTATTATCTAAGTATAAAAATACTGTACCAAAATATTGATAGGTTTTATTATCTGTAAAATAGTTGGTTAATGATCTAGTAGTTACCAATGGTCCAAGTATAAAAATGCTTAAACTTACTACTAGAATAAGAGCCGGAAAAATTCGTAAAGCCCGAGCTTTAAGGTATGATCCCACATGCTGGCGTCTCATCCAGCTACCTGTAATTAAATAGCCGCTAATCGTAAAAAAAATAATTACCCCCAGCCAGCCATAGGTTTCTCTGGGATAAAAAAAGAGCTTTGGTTCGCCGTAGCCAGATATCGCGTAAGAGTGAGAAAAAATAACCAATAGAGCTCCTAGTAAACGCAGTAGGTCAAAATTATTCTGCCGACTAGATGAAGATTTCACCATGCCCCTAGCATAGCAAAACTCGCTCCACAATCAAAAGAAGATTAAAACCAAGCACTTAATATCAAAGCTATAGCTTGTAAAGCCATAGCTCCATGTACAAGCGGCAAAAATTGCAAAGCTGTTTTTGGTTTTGGACTGTTTGCAATTTTATATCCAACTAGAATAAGTAACGCATAGCTTAGCAAAAAGCCTGGCAAAGCCTTGGACTGAAAATTAAAAATAAATATCACTGAGAGTACTATATGCACAAACAAAAATCCTCCGATCCAATACACTGTTCCTTTGCTGCCATATAACCTTGGAATAGTTACCAATTTTTTCGCTTTATCATTAATTAGGTCAGCTAAATCATTAATACCTAAATGAGCTTCGGCCAAGGCGTAAAAAAATAAAAAGTACATTAAAGCTAAAAAATCAGGGTGACCTATCACTAAATAACCAGCAACAGGAAATAAAGCAAAATCAGTCCGACCTATCAGCTGGGAGTACGGGCATTGCTGCTTACGTTTTTTAATTTGATAAAAATACTCAACTATATATGAATACAACATCACTACCAGTACATACCAACAATGAGGACTAGGTAATGTAATTATTAGCCCTACGGCTATAGATGCTAAAGCAATAGCTGTAGCTAAGGCTTGTCTAGGACTAAGAGTGCCTAAAACCAAAGGCCTGGTCTTAAAGAACCGAAAATATTTAGTCAAACCATGATCCTGCTCTTTTTTATCAAGGTCTCGGTCTACCCAGTCATTCAGCACCATTCCAGCTTCAAAACCAAAAGCTCCAATCAGTATCACTTTTAGAAGTAAAATAAGTGAAAATCCGCCATAGTAAACTGTCCCAGTAGCAAATCCCGCCGTAAAAATTAAAATCCAAGCTGGAATAAAATGAGCCCGCGTCAAATCTAAAAAAGCCGTCAGCTTTGACATAAAATTATTATTTATGAAGAGTAATAAGTTTGATGAAATTAACTAGAGCTGCAACTGCAGTTCCAAATAAGGCAACTAGAAGTGTAAATTGCAAAATACTGTTTAGCTGATCATAACCAACTAGACCAAAATCAAACGGGAAAATGGTTTTCAGTTGCCAGATTGAATACAAGGTAACAGCGTGGGCAATGATTTGACTTAGTGGTTTGACCGGCCAAATATACATAACGTGACCTACAATTCGACTTACTGCTGAGATAATGGCTGAAGCAATACCAATTGGTAACCACAACTGGTAAGTACTGGTCACAAAAGGTAAAGTTGGAGCCAGATAGATACTAAATCCCAAAGCCAAGATAAGACCAATAATTTCACCAATTACCTGAGATGGGACCGTACAATGATTTTTATTCATAGATAAGGTAGTATTAGTATATACACAATTTTTTATCTTAGCTAGCTATGAACTTTATTTCACTTTTAGTTGCAGCTGTAGTTATTGCTCTATTGGTTTATTTCTGGTCCAGTCAACGCGGCAATATTTTATTTTCTCCCACCGCTCGTCATGATATTGAAACAGTCAATCAAAACCTGGAACAACTTGAACAAAAGATTGATACTTATAATCAACGCTACGATAAGCTAATCAAGTAATTTGCTTCTCTTCGGTTTTTATATATACTCTAGATATGTTGCCTCCTTCACTTATCCAGTATTTGCAACGATGTTTTAAAGCTGAAATTCCCTTTGATACTATCAAACCTCAGTTGGCACAAATGAATTGGAGCAAGGAACAAATAAGCGAAGCTGAACATTGGTACAATCAAGCTTCTCAAGATCAAGTAGATGCTCCGCCTCTCACCCCAATAAAGACTTCTAATCAAACAGGAACCTTTAACTCTATTGAACAGGTAATTCCTAAAAGACATCTAGATTCTGAAAGTTTTGAAAACGATAACTCTGAACCAGAAGTTTCTAAAAACTCTGGTTCTTTTTTTTATAAAACTATAGCGCTTGGGATTAATATACTAACTATTTTGTTTTTTCTAGCTGCTATCGGAGTAGTAACTATATTTCTCATTATCTCCGGAACTTTACCCGTAGTTTCAGCCCAGCAACAAAAGGAGCTTGGTGATTTTGTTATGGAAGCTGTGCCAGGTTTACCCTAGCTTTATAAGCCATTTACTAGCTTTTTCTAATTCACCCTTTTGCAAAGGTCCTTCCTTACTAGTCACGATAAAACCTTCAGCAGGAACTATCGCCTGACCACCTTTTTGAACTAAAGTTTTTAGTATTTTAGGAGCAGCATAACCAATAATTTTCATTACAGTTTTCAAAAATGCACTTTGATCTTGAGCCAGCATCCTAGTATCAAAAGCAGCCACTTTAATGTTTTTCAAACTCTGAGCCGGAATTTGATCCAAAAAAGCTTGAACAGCCAAAGTTGGTCGTCCACCATAAGTTGGCGAGCCAACTATGAGCAAATCTATTTTATTTAAATCTTTCCTGCTTGATTTACTAGCTGCCAACACGTTCACCTTGTGTTTACCGCCAAAACTTTTAGCTATATTTTCAGCTACTTTTTGAGTGTTGCCAAATTTAGAATCATAGACTATTACAATTTTCATATTTTCTATTTAACCACAACACTAAAAGTTTTTTCAAAGCCGGTTTGGATTCCAAACAAGGTGGGTTACATTAGTTCCACCCTTAACTAGTTTTAAGGCTTTCTCCATTTCATATTGACTCAATCCCGCATCATACGGTTCACGAGGTGGAATCTTGCCGGTATAGTACTTTTCTAGGATTGTCTTGGCTCGGGGATCACCGATTTGCCCCAAAGCCCAAATAGCATAGTTACGATCCCGAAAACTATTAGCATTATTATCAATAACTTGAATCAAGGCTTCCACGCAATCACCTTTATAGCGACCCTGAGCAGTTTGACAACGACCTCGCACATCCACCCCAATCCAAGTACTGGTAATTAAAAACAATAGAATAATAAAGCCACCTCCCAAAACTAGCCAATACAAAAACCACTGCTGCAGCCTATCTTTGGCAAAGCCAAGTAAGTAGTTATTTTTCATAAGCTTCTCCTTTTTGATTTTCATAAAAAACCCGTTCAATTCCAACTCCAAAAGCTTGAGCAATAGCAAAAGCCAGTTTCAGCGTTGGGTAGTATTTATTTTTTTCGATAGCTAGGATCGTTTGACGGGTTGCTCCTACAGCTTCAGCTAGCTGTTCTTGAGTCATGTCACGCTGGGCTCGTAAAACTTTAATATGATTTTTAATCATGAGCGGCCTCCTGTCTTTTTGTCAAAATACCAATAAATCAACCCGTAAATAGCTAAACCCAACAGTGTTATATAACCCAAAATAATACCCAACCCTTTAATAAAGTAAAAATCTTCCCTACGACCACCTGTAATCAAAGCTATGCTAGTTAAAAATAGTAATGGTAGGAGAATTTGGAACGAGCTTTGAGCAGCTTTTTCTCGCACTTGCTGTTGCCGTTCATCAAGCAAAATTCCTCTAACACTGGTTTTTAAAAGAGAAATCAGAGCCATATAAAAACCTAGCTCTAAAAAGATTAAAAATGGCATGTTTTGCCAAATTGCTACCGCCACACTAACCACCAAAAAAGCAAAGAGGGTAATTTTAATAGTTTTGTATTTTAAGATAGTCATAATGGTAAATATAATTTACTAAATGTAAAATATATTTACCATTATGAAATCAAAAAGTCAACTAATTGTGTAAGGGAAGAAATTTAGTAGCTTAGTGTCAGTGAGCCACTTCCCGAAAAACCAGCTGCTCCACCAGTAGCGGTAAGTGGTACTGTTTTTTGCTCCTGCCAAACTACACCCGTAAAAGTACCTTTAGCTGGAATGGGTACTAGTAAAGGTGCACAGCTACCTGTTACATTACCACTAATTGTGCCACCATCACCGCCTTTGTAACTACCACTAATTTGGCCATCACAATCTCCACTAAAATTTCCTATTACAACCCCACCTTCCAGAGGAATATTCATAGATATGCTGACACTATATTTTTTATAGGCAAAACTGCCGGTAGCAACCACCACCTCACCTTCTGGCTCAACTTGTTCTTGCGTTTCACTCAAACCCAGACATTCATTAATTGCTTGATCACCACATTTACTTAAAATTCCAGCATAGGTAAAATCAGCTCCAACCAGTAATACTAAAATGAGAATAATAATCAAAACTGGTGCTATCCCAGCTTGGGAAGTGCAATTTTTTCTAATTTTCATAGATTTTAAAAAATTAATAATATATTTATATATAAGCAAAAATAAGTAGTAAAGTCAATGATTTGTCTTTTATGTTTCCTGTACGTAAAATTGAAATAACTAATTCATGCGGCAACGATTATCTACTATTTTCAAAACGTATTGGCCTTATGCTATCCCCTTGCTTTTATGGTTAATTCAGCTTGCTTACACTCTTAACTCCTATCATCAGGTTCGATATGAAGAATTAGCTGAGGCCATCCGCAATGTCTATTGGTTCAAGCATGGTCAAGTATATGATTATCTCTCCGGCCATTTAGGCTTTTATCTTATTTACCATCTTTTTAACACTATTTTTGGGTTCAGTTTTTATAATCCTAAAATTGTTAAGCTTATTTTTGCCCTATGTTCTAACTATGCCTTGTTTTTTATTTTAAAAAAATATCTCAAACCGTGGTCTTTGTTTTTAGCTCTAACTGCTTACTGTTTGTCTCCCACCATGCTTTATTTCAATACGTTTTTAACTCACTATGGTATTGATCTTATTTTAATTTCCCCTTTACTTTACTTAGCATTAACATTACCCGCTATTAAATCTGGATACCTTAAAGCGTTTGCTTATGTTTTACTTGGCTTTTTGCTGAATCTCTATCCCAGAATTTATCTATCAACTATTTTTTATCTACCAGCATTACTACTTATTTCCTGGAGAAAAGCTAGCAAACTAGATTTGCTTAAATCTTTACTGTGCTTGGGATTTGGGTTTAGCTTGTTGTTTTTTGTTTTAGGACTGTTTGTTCCCTGGTCAGATCTTTTAACATTGGAGCTTAAACGCAATGCTGTGTTTACTCAGGTCGACAAATCCTTTGCCCCCACTCTCCTTATAAGCAATTTTAATCAGGTCTTAAGGGATATGTTTATTAATGGCAATAGTTATAATTTTAATCTTCAGTATCCAGATTTTTCCCTCACCTTTCCTGGCTTAGCATTACTGGCTGCCATGTATTTTATATATCGTAAAAAGTCACAAGCTGGTCTTACTTTGCTATTGGCCATAATCTCTCTCGGCTGTCTTCTCAATATTTACTCGGTAATTTCCATGACTGCTTATCCAGAAACTCAAGGTTTACGCCGATCAACTATCTTTCTATTTTCTTTATACCTAATCTACTGGATTGGTTTATGGGCCTATGATCATATCAAGCCAAAATCTTTATTTTTAACTGTAATATTAGTGTTGTTACCATTACATCATCTTCTAGTTTTATTGCCAAACTATCAAAATTTAGCTGTACCAGTTAGGTGGCGTTATCGGCAATGGATTGGAGAAGATTTTTACCAAAACCCCTATTTGGCTTACCAAAATATTCTCAGTATTATTCAACATCAAAATATAAACTTAAAATGTGAAGATCAAACTCCTTATAAAACCAGCGGCTGCCGTTATCAGGAGCTTTTCAGCTTAATCCGTTCGGCTTGTGAATACAACCATTTAGATTGTCACACTATGTATGGCTATGATCCCAAAACAAAACAATTTCTCGAACTTAATACAAAATTATGGGAAACCTATTACTTTGCGCACTAGGAAAGAAGTTTGTTATGATGGATAAAATATAAATTCAAAATTAAAGAAAGGGGGTGAGTGTTTTGAAACGTTATTTCATACTTTTAGTAGGAGCGGTTCTTTTGGCTAGCTGTAGCCTACCCGGTGCTGGTAAACAAGGAAATAATGGTAACCAGGCTGGTGCTGGCAATCAAGCTGGTAAAGGCAATCCTTTTTCTGGCTCATTAAAAGCCGCCATGGAACTAGGTGTACCAATCAAATGTAGTAGTTCTGTTGACACTGATGATGGTCAGGGTCAAGTTGATGGTATTATCCAGGGAAATCAATATGCTGGCATTATGACCATGAATGGTCAAAAGGCTAATGTACTCTTGACAGACAACTGTATGTGGAGCTGGAAAGAAGGAGATACCAGCGGCATTAAAATGTGTTTCGAGCCAGCTGA comes from Candidatus Beckwithbacteria bacterium and encodes:
- a CDS encoding acyltransferase, producing the protein MVKSSSSRQNNFDLLRLLGALLVIFSHSYAISGYGEPKLFFYPRETYGWLGVIIFFTISGYLITGSWMRRQHVGSYLKARALRIFPALILVVSLSIFILGPLVTTRSLTNYFTDNKTYQYFGTVFLYLDNNLPLPGVFEHNPIPVVNGSLWTLQYEFSLYLVILGLGSLLRAKLRYLLPVLILLMLPWYGTYRAGEHYLGNMNGFRILEFSSYFLLGACLFLYKKWIPLKPTLVGLAVALWTVITLAGKSPPWLLLPTLAYLIIFVALYQGLAFMHQAIKLERIGDISYGLYIFAFPIQGLVVWALHGQATPWQTTLLALPLIVSLAAASWHFLEKKALALK
- a CDS encoding UbiA family prenyltransferase — its product is MSKLTAFLDLTRAHFIPAWILIFTAGFATGTVYYGGFSLILLLKVILIGAFGFEAGMVLNDWVDRDLDKKEQDHGLTKYFRFFKTRPLVLGTLSPRQALATAIALASIAVGLIITLPSPHCWYVLVVMLYSYIVEYFYQIKKRKQQCPYSQLIGRTDFALFPVAGYLVIGHPDFLALMYFLFFYALAEAHLGINDLADLINDKAKKLVTIPRLYGSKGTVYWIGGFLFVHIVLSVIFIFNFQSKALPGFLLSYALLILVGYKIANSPKPKTALQFLPLVHGAMALQAIALILSAWF
- a CDS encoding helix-turn-helix transcriptional regulator; the protein is MIKNHIKVLRAQRDMTQEQLAEAVGATRQTILAIEKNKYYPTLKLAFAIAQAFGVGIERVFYENQKGEAYEK
- a CDS encoding DUF2178 domain-containing protein, giving the protein MTILKYKTIKITLFAFLVVSVAVAIWQNMPFLIFLELGFYMALISLLKTSVRGILLDERQQQVREKAAQSSFQILLPLLFLTSIALITGGRREDFYFIKGLGIILGYITLLGLAIYGLIYWYFDKKTGGRS
- a CDS encoding glycosyltransferase family 39 protein, which translates into the protein MRQRLSTIFKTYWPYAIPLLLWLIQLAYTLNSYHQVRYEELAEAIRNVYWFKHGQVYDYLSGHLGFYLIYHLFNTIFGFSFYNPKIVKLIFALCSNYALFFILKKYLKPWSLFLALTAYCLSPTMLYFNTFLTHYGIDLILISPLLYLALTLPAIKSGYLKAFAYVLLGFLLNLYPRIYLSTIFYLPALLLISWRKASKLDLLKSLLCLGFGFSLLFFVLGLFVPWSDLLTLELKRNAVFTQVDKSFAPTLLISNFNQVLRDMFINGNSYNFNLQYPDFSLTFPGLALLAAMYFIYRKKSQAGLTLLLAIISLGCLLNIYSVISMTAYPETQGLRRSTIFLFSLYLIYWIGLWAYDHIKPKSLFLTVILVLLPLHHLLVLLPNYQNLAVPVRWRYRQWIGEDFYQNPYLAYQNILSIIQHQNINLKCEDQTPYKTSGCRYQELFSLIRSACEYNHLDCHTMYGYDPKTKQFLELNTKLWETYYFAH